The following proteins are encoded in a genomic region of Neospora caninum Liverpool complete genome, chromosome XI:
- a CDS encoding putative adenylyl cyclase has protein sequence MASKQDQYQDQLSEGDNDDNTVDTKDPQLRKLQDFMDNPFMLVCTAVFTFFCLFGEDIRICFFGKPADNFFYVLFIICLLYFIFEFVLFSIIQDGYRWGFFFWLDLAATVSLLLDIDWISDALISWKLDWLDNDENSSSFLDSDTTGVIGMVRLIRLIRLMKLYKMTTARSETDQEDRLREEARTALNAKQAALKRVEASRLGKQLSDMITRIVILGILLVLICLPLIKTSAVVDNSRWLGLRNLYWVGEDVCGRGPDNSKRPCLVAENGEIAWKWQILQYAGVTKKDSTSKLLWLYVPSYPEGGKLRDIESISLEVDGKMLTWKPTIECAGIKNPKCPWRDDEQDLIIYEERDIRTYAKFLKRQERQEEAILNMLLTLFVIIVLCVLIFVFARDTQILVVAPIEKMVNIVKQLADDPLRQPTMEPPEEESSEKQKSANQLETSMLETTILKIGGLLQEDVMVFINTVGGIVHNCCHLWNGAANQNVGDAFLFTWKLGHAFEVDRIKDNHEAVESGEMANKALVAFVKTIVEIRRNSDLIAFERDPRMTSRFGVGYRLKIGYGLHVGWAIEGAIGSDFKIDASYLSPHVTLTQRIQEATKIYHTPLLLSESVYFMLSVKSKGRIRKVDVVKADENQTQHLGLYCFDINDQIPRAPADPQRVLGDVVKPDDVLEIPTEHLRGPGVEYMFVVDADISTLQEGFSDQLYTEYRAAFCKYIEGEWGEASEGFKRCLEILPGDGPSTALLDFMKRTDFKAPENWRGYRILPILRKY, from the exons atggCGTCCAAGCAAGATCAATACCAGGACCAGTTGTCAGAAGGGGACAATGACGATAACACCGTCGACACGAAGGATCCGCAGTTGCGGAAATTACAAGATTTCATGGACAACCCTTTTATGCTTGTTTGCACTGCAGTTTTCACTTTCTTTTGCTTGTTTGGCGAGGACATAAGAATATGCTTCTTCGGCAAGCCAGCAGATAACTTCTTCTATGTTCTCTTTATCATCTGTCTGCTATACTTCATTTTCGAGTTCGTGTTGTTCTCTATTATCCAAGATGGGTACAGGTggggcttcttcttctggctCGACCTGGCGGCCACTGTCAGTCTCCTCCTTGACATTGATTGGATTTCCGATGCGCTCATCAGCTGGAAACTTGACTGGCTGGATAACGACGAGaattcgtcttctttcctgg ACTCCGACACAACGGGCGTGATTGGAATGGTTCGCCTCATCCGCCTCATTCGCCTCATGAAACTATACAAGATGACAACAGCCcggagcgagacagaccAAGAAGATAGACTGCGGGAAGAAGCTCGGACAGCTCTGAACGCTAAGCAAGCGGCACTCAAACGAGTTGAAGCTAGCCGCCTGGGGAAACAACTGTCTGATATGATCACGAGGATCGTTATCCTCGGTATCCTGCTGGTGCTCATATGCCTTCCACTCATCAAAACGTCGGCGGTCGTCGACAACTCAAG ATGGCTGGGCCTTAGAAATCTCTACTGGGTCGGGGAAGACGTGTGCGGTCGAGGCCCAGACAATTCCAAACGTCCTTGTCTAGTTGCAGAA AATGGAGAAATTGCTTGGAAATGGCAAATTCTCCAGTATGCAGGAGTCACGAAGAAAGACTCAACTTCCAAACTCCTATGGCTTTACGTGCCGAGTTACCCTGAAGGAGGAAAGCTTCGTGACATTGAGAGCATCTCACTAGAAGTGGACGGCAAGATGCTAACGTGGAAACCAACGATCGAATGCGCAG GAATTAAGAATCCAAAGTGTccgtggagagacgacgagcaGGACCTGATCATCtacgaagagcgagacatCCGCACCTACGCAAAGTTCCTcaaaagacaggagaggcaggaagaagctATTCTCAACATGCTGCTTACCCTGTTCGTCATAATTGTCCTCTGCGTTCTAATTTTCGTGTTCGCCCGCGACACACAG ATCCTTGTTGTCGCTCCGATTGAGAAAATGGTGAACATCGTGAAGCAACTGGCAGATGACCCCCTTCGGCAGCCGACCATGGAGCCTCCGGAGGAGGAAAGCTctgagaaacagaaaagcgcAAACCAACTGGAAACATCCATGCTTGAAACGACGATCCTTAAAATCGGCGGTCTCCTGCAG GAAGACGTGATGGTATTCATCAACACCGTTGGAGGCATCGTTCATAATTGCTGTCACCTGTGGAACGGCGCTGCAAACCAAAATGTTGGGGACGCCTTCCTTTTCACGTGGAAGCTTGGACACGCATTCGAAGTCGATCGCATTAAG GATAATCATGAGGCTGTCGAATCAGGAGAAATGGCAAATAAGGCCCTCGTAGCCTTTGTCAAGACGATCGTCGAAATCCGACGCAATTCCGATCTCATAGCATTTGAGAGAGACCCTCGAATGACTTCGAGATTCGGAGTTGGCTATCGACTCAAGATTGGATACGGCCTCCACGTGGGGTGGGCAATTGAGGGTGCCATAGGATCGGACTTCAAGATCGACGCCTCTTACTTATCTCCGCATGTCACCCTCACTCAACGAATACAG GAAGCAACGAAGATATACCACACGCCTCTCCTGCTGTCAGAATCGGTCTACTTCATGTTGTCGGTCAAA TCCAAAGGCCGTATTCGGAAAGTGGATGTTGTCAAAGCAGACGAAAACCAGACTCAACATCTGGGATTGTACTGCTTCGACATCAATGATCAAATCCCGCGTGCGCCGGCTGATCCCCAAAGGGTTCTTGGAGACGTGGTCAAACCTGAC GACGTCTTGGAGATACCAACAGAACATCTACGCGGACCTGGGGTCGAGTATATGTTTGTTGTAGACGCGGATATCAGCACTCTCCAAGAGGGCTTCTCCGACCAGCTGTATACTGAATACAGAGCTGCGTTCTGCAAGTATATCGAAGGGGAATGGGGGGAAGCATCCGAGGGATTCAAACG GTGCCTAGAGATTCTACCTGGAGACGGGCCATCCACAGCTTTGCTCGACTTCATGAAAAGGACGGATTTCAAGGCCCCAGAAAATTGGCGGGGCTAC